In Harmonia axyridis chromosome X, icHarAxyr1.1, whole genome shotgun sequence, a single window of DNA contains:
- the LOC123686071 gene encoding uncharacterized protein LOC123686071 isoform X2, whose protein sequence is MKCFEFLLVIFVFGFTLGDELGFKESISNVEINNRRRSAQTNKLQEQILKAELDSRIDKSTNAIPKGVPIAVMQGSTQPKKKNSSTMLVVPPFKPIPAESSNSKKVVPAGILGIAVPSTMFNKHPDESAKVKVVAGITQPDKLSSSDFAIRTAPAPSQASPLIANRFAPSNFTEDDLDLAILRKQQFLAKTKKATTSTPKSVASSYNKIASSIGKVMNAPKEYYPVGYDKNFDDNFASRVELPETSFYCGDQKHFPGLYADEDLGCMVFHVCALTDDGLIMKSFLCPESTLFDQTILKCNWWFYVDCKLSKKLYDSNFPISKSYQLMKALTFFSTYKKETPSTTEKSNKTD, encoded by the exons GATTCACCTTAGGTGACGAGCTCGGATTCAAAGAATCCATCTCCAAcgttgaaatcaacaacagaagaagaTCTGCACAAACGAATAAACTCCAGGAGCAAATCCTCAAAGCTGAACTGGATAGCAGAATTGATAAATCC accAACGCCATTCCAAAGGGAGTTCCTATTGCTGTCATGCAGGGATCAACTCAACCAAAGAAAAAGAACTCTTCAACAATGCTAGTCGTTCCCCCTTTCAAACCTATTCCTGCTGAATCATCTAACTCAAAGAAAGTAGTTCCTGCTGGAATACTAGGTATTGCTGTGCCTTCAACCATGTTCAACAAACATCCAGACGAGTCTGCAAAAGTCAAGGTAGTTGCAGGTATCACTCAACCTGACAAGCTCAGCAGTAGTGACTTCGCTATTAGAACAGCACCTGCACCAAGCCAAGCTTCGCCTTTAATTGCCAATAGGTTTGCTCCTAGCAATTTCACCGAAGACGATCTAGACCTAGCAATTTTGAGGAAGCAGCAATTCCTAGCAAAGACAAAGAAAGCAACAACTTCCACACCCAAATCTGTTGCTTCATCTTATAATAAGATCGCTAGTAGTATCGGTAAAGTAATGAATGCGCCTAAGGAGTATTATCCTGTTGGTTATGATAAGAATTTCGATGATAACTTTGCTTCAAGGGTTGAGTTACCAGAAACTTCGTTCTACTGTGGAGATCAGAAACATTTTCCTGGATTGTATGCTGATGAGGACTTGGGATGCATG GTGTTCCATGTGTGTGCCCTGACAGATGATGGATTGataatgaaaagttttcttTGTCCGGAATCCACATTGTTCGATCAAACTATCCTGAAGTGCAACTGGTGGTTCTACGTGGACTGCAAATTATCGAAGAAACTCTACGACTCGAATTTCCCAATCTCGAAAAGTTATCAGCTTATGAAAGCTCTCACTTTCTTCTCGACGTATAAAAAGGAAACTCCATCAACTAccgaaaaatcaaataaaacagACTGA
- the LOC123686071 gene encoding uncharacterized protein LOC123686071 isoform X1 — MKCFEFLLVIFVFGGTWRLVEPTCTLESDFGFSINCAFKKSGLFRVRNLGGVKAHVGWGFTLGDELGFKESISNVEINNRRRSAQTNKLQEQILKAELDSRIDKSTNAIPKGVPIAVMQGSTQPKKKNSSTMLVVPPFKPIPAESSNSKKVVPAGILGIAVPSTMFNKHPDESAKVKVVAGITQPDKLSSSDFAIRTAPAPSQASPLIANRFAPSNFTEDDLDLAILRKQQFLAKTKKATTSTPKSVASSYNKIASSIGKVMNAPKEYYPVGYDKNFDDNFASRVELPETSFYCGDQKHFPGLYADEDLGCMVFHVCALTDDGLIMKSFLCPESTLFDQTILKCNWWFYVDCKLSKKLYDSNFPISKSYQLMKALTFFSTYKKETPSTTEKSNKTD, encoded by the exons GCGGCACTTGGCGGTTGGTAGAGCCGACCTGCACTTTGGAATCAGATTTTGGATTTTCCATCAACTGTGCTTTTAAGAAATCTGGCCTGTTTCGGGTTAGAAATCTAGGTGGTGTCAAAGCGCACGTAGGCTGGG GATTCACCTTAGGTGACGAGCTCGGATTCAAAGAATCCATCTCCAAcgttgaaatcaacaacagaagaagaTCTGCACAAACGAATAAACTCCAGGAGCAAATCCTCAAAGCTGAACTGGATAGCAGAATTGATAAATCC accAACGCCATTCCAAAGGGAGTTCCTATTGCTGTCATGCAGGGATCAACTCAACCAAAGAAAAAGAACTCTTCAACAATGCTAGTCGTTCCCCCTTTCAAACCTATTCCTGCTGAATCATCTAACTCAAAGAAAGTAGTTCCTGCTGGAATACTAGGTATTGCTGTGCCTTCAACCATGTTCAACAAACATCCAGACGAGTCTGCAAAAGTCAAGGTAGTTGCAGGTATCACTCAACCTGACAAGCTCAGCAGTAGTGACTTCGCTATTAGAACAGCACCTGCACCAAGCCAAGCTTCGCCTTTAATTGCCAATAGGTTTGCTCCTAGCAATTTCACCGAAGACGATCTAGACCTAGCAATTTTGAGGAAGCAGCAATTCCTAGCAAAGACAAAGAAAGCAACAACTTCCACACCCAAATCTGTTGCTTCATCTTATAATAAGATCGCTAGTAGTATCGGTAAAGTAATGAATGCGCCTAAGGAGTATTATCCTGTTGGTTATGATAAGAATTTCGATGATAACTTTGCTTCAAGGGTTGAGTTACCAGAAACTTCGTTCTACTGTGGAGATCAGAAACATTTTCCTGGATTGTATGCTGATGAGGACTTGGGATGCATG GTGTTCCATGTGTGTGCCCTGACAGATGATGGATTGataatgaaaagttttcttTGTCCGGAATCCACATTGTTCGATCAAACTATCCTGAAGTGCAACTGGTGGTTCTACGTGGACTGCAAATTATCGAAGAAACTCTACGACTCGAATTTCCCAATCTCGAAAAGTTATCAGCTTATGAAAGCTCTCACTTTCTTCTCGACGTATAAAAAGGAAACTCCATCAACTAccgaaaaatcaaataaaacagACTGA
- the LOC123685876 gene encoding tol-Pal system protein TolA-like, with protein MKCLMVIVFLCFHQITTQDYDFDINSSYDGSYGSLTDGNQNAGSQGSRKQGFSAGSGLRSIAEGSFNSASDALNNQDAAGHQAAFVAKNTLAQAAAGASATAQAALAGKQILLQGLEQQLRDSQQALMGEQQQLMQAQRSADTTMQAAQEARAHVNVLQNTLNAAQAASEHMTQAASEAAGELAAQQAMVGSAIDRVAALKKQLDAVRIDFEATRAAAQKAQFAAQSAAANAAAAAAAAAAGLSKSAQGAKPSIPAPQPPPPTAHGGSNGNANGSGNKSGGGSASSGGKKGGGETVAKFFLTGEGNLAIADEHYPSGFYYSQR; from the exons ATGAAGTGCTTGATGGTTATTGTTTTCCTGTGCT TTCACCAAATCACAACCCAAGACTATGATTTTGACATCAACTCATCCTACGATGGTTCATATGGATCATTGACAGATGGCAACCAGAACGCAGGATCCCAAGGGTCAAGGAAACAAGGATTCAGTGCTGGCAGTGGTTTAAGAAGTATAGCAGAGGGATCTTTCAATTCTGCATCAGATGCACTGAATAATCAAGATGCTGCAGGGCACCAAGCAGCTTTCGTGGCGAAGAATACTCTAGCTCAGGCAGCTGCTGGA GCTTCAGCAACTGCTCAAGCAGCTTTAGCCGGCAAGCAGATCCTCCTCCAAGGGTTAGAACAGCAACTTCGAGACTCGCAACAAGCTTTGATGGGAGAACAGCAGCAGCTCATGCAAGCTCAAAGATCTGCAGATACCACAATGCAGGCAGCTCAAGAAGCAAGAGCTCATGTCAACGTCCTCCAAAACACACTCAACGCAGCTCAGGCCGCATCAGAGCACATGACACAAGCAGCTTCTGAAGCAGCTGGTGAACTAGCTGCTCAACAAGCTATGGTGGGTTCAGCAATAGATAGAGTAGCAGCACTGAAGAAGCAGCTCGATGCTGTAAGGATAGATTTTGAGGCTACTAGGGCAGCTGCGCAAAAGGCTCAATTTGCAGCGCAGAGCGCAGCTGCTAACGCTGCAGCGGCTGCTGCAGCCGCAGCTGCAGGGCTCTCCAAGAGTGCTCAAGGAGCAAAACCGAGCATACCTGCACCACAACCGCCACCACCTACAGCCCATGGAGGGAGTAATGGCAACGCCAACGGTTCCGGCAATAAATCAGGTGGTGGTTCAGCTTCAAGTGGAGGAAAGAAGGGTGGTGGCGAGACCGTCGCAAAATTTTTTCTCACAGGTGAAGGAAACCTTGCAATCGCTGATGAACACTATCCAAGCGGCTTTTACTACAGCCAAAGATGA